One segment of Cerasicoccus sp. TK19100 DNA contains the following:
- a CDS encoding type I restriction-modification system subunit M, with protein sequence MITGAVKNQVDQIWDAFWAGGIASPISVIEQMTYLLFIKGLDEAQSRKEKQAQLLGGEIENPIFPKGDFNNPVTKEKVPFEQLRWSRFKNLEPRAMHKIVSQDVFPFIKNLGDKESAFVHHMRDAIFLIPPEKAGLLARVVDMLDEIPMQDRDTKGDLYEYMLGKLSTAGDSGQFRTPRHIIKLMVDMVQPQTTDIICDPACGTAGFLVAAVEYFNTEDKLKLFNNEAFKQHYHKDMFNGFDFDSTMLRIAAMNMMLHGVTEPQIVNRDSLAEDHATEEDKYSLILANPPFAGSLDYESTAKDLLQVVKTKKTELLFLALFLRLLKPGGRAAVIVPDGVLFGSSNAHRELRRMLVEDHKLDGIVSMPSGVFKPYAGVSTAIVFFHRTDSGGTDNVWFYDMKADGLSLDDKRTELLSFDKLGSRPKNPLSEDEHLKNNLPDILKRWQNIDTEVDRTRTDQSFFVPKDEIAENDYDLSINRYKEVVYDAIEYDDPKVILKRIIDIEKAINEGSRELEGML encoded by the coding sequence ATGATTACCGGAGCCGTGAAAAACCAAGTAGACCAGATATGGGACGCATTTTGGGCAGGTGGAATTGCCAGTCCGATTAGCGTCATTGAGCAGATGACCTATCTGCTCTTTATTAAGGGTCTTGATGAGGCGCAGAGCCGGAAAGAGAAGCAGGCCCAGTTACTCGGCGGTGAAATCGAGAACCCCATTTTCCCAAAAGGTGACTTCAACAACCCGGTGACCAAGGAAAAAGTGCCCTTCGAGCAGCTCCGCTGGTCGCGCTTCAAGAATCTTGAGCCCCGTGCAATGCACAAGATCGTCTCGCAGGACGTCTTTCCATTCATCAAGAACCTGGGGGACAAGGAGTCGGCATTCGTCCACCACATGCGTGACGCCATTTTCCTCATCCCGCCGGAAAAAGCCGGGCTGTTGGCTCGCGTGGTGGATATGCTCGATGAGATCCCGATGCAGGATCGCGACACCAAGGGCGACCTCTACGAATACATGCTGGGTAAGCTGAGCACTGCCGGTGACAGCGGACAGTTCCGCACGCCGCGTCACATCATCAAGCTGATGGTGGACATGGTCCAGCCGCAGACCACCGATATCATCTGCGACCCGGCTTGTGGCACCGCAGGTTTCCTTGTGGCTGCGGTCGAGTATTTTAATACCGAGGACAAGCTGAAGCTCTTTAACAACGAGGCCTTCAAACAGCATTACCACAAGGACATGTTCAACGGTTTCGACTTCGACAGCACTATGCTGCGCATCGCCGCCATGAACATGATGCTACACGGCGTCACCGAGCCACAGATTGTGAATCGCGACTCGCTGGCGGAGGACCACGCAACCGAGGAAGATAAATACAGCCTCATCCTCGCCAATCCTCCATTTGCGGGAAGCCTCGATTACGAGAGCACGGCTAAAGACCTTTTGCAGGTGGTGAAAACCAAGAAGACTGAGCTGCTTTTCCTCGCGCTCTTCCTGCGCCTGCTCAAGCCCGGTGGCCGCGCTGCCGTAATCGTGCCCGATGGTGTGCTCTTTGGCTCGTCCAATGCGCACCGGGAACTGCGTCGCATGTTGGTTGAAGACCATAAGCTTGACGGTATCGTCAGTATGCCCAGCGGTGTGTTCAAGCCCTACGCAGGGGTATCGACTGCCATCGTTTTCTTCCACCGCACCGACTCCGGGGGCACTGACAATGTCTGGTTCTACGATATGAAGGCCGACGGCTTGTCATTAGACGACAAGCGAACGGAATTGCTATCCTTTGACAAACTGGGATCACGCCCGAAGAATCCCCTTTCAGAGGACGAGCACCTGAAGAATAATTTACCCGATATCCTCAAGCGTTGGCAGAATATTGACACCGAGGTCGATCGAACCCGCACCGATCAAAGCTTCTTTGTGCCCAAGGATGAGATTGCCGAGAATGACTACGACCTCTCAATCAATCGCTACAAGGAAGTGGTTTACGATGCCATTGAATATGATGATCCGAAGGTCATCCTGAAGCGCATCATTGATATCGAAAAGGCTATCAATGAAGGAAGTCGAGAATTGGAGGGAATGCTGTGA
- a CDS encoding DEAD/DEAH box helicase, translating into MSDNAEQMTLEIEHLSLPALVFEKVVLGLGRILHQLHAPQQIQCSPGVKLKGRRKNEAWEYRCTDGARYLVTSTTSDKKREGYTGILLRDERRLTWLKHSTLENGKLDFDEGTRNQISLSWANRFTYRKESKEPEQKGLRPPQIGALHAIAAHWSLSNEAATIVMPTGTGKTETVLSVLITAQPKCMLVVVPSKALKDQTVRKFQTLGILPDLGAVPHEIVRPVVGVLDHQLKTDEHLEIFEQCNVVVAVVNSLTSGSSVSYIQEIAKRCSHLVLDEAHHVAARSWSRLKDAFAKEEKPILQFTATPFREDRSPLGGKVLYNYPLSRAQSEGYFLPINFEGVFEVEQRTADQKIAEKAVERLRADIEEGFDHRLLARCQKINRAKEVLQIYEAIAPDLNPVLVHSQLGNVDKQIEALISGESKIVVTVNMLSEGFDLPSLKVAAIHDTFKSLAVTLQFAGRFPRVGSGNYGKPTIIANTGSEDVSRALQGLYDEDANWDNLLNELQFEKVAERLRFEEFNRQCQDLGDGEISEESIAANLNAKNLNFRFNTVVYRNARDFNQFGIRHGIEQNHHLVRSWEVQDQKVVFFVTRLVEKPRFTDNRLVEDSTFNLYVVYHDEDNHLLHIGSSTTSMNCHEKLAKAVSGDSVERIQGEGPYRVFCKIESLMLQQVGLFSGGGARNHRYSMFAGADVTEAIDRITNDNAMKSNFFGNGFKEGGPIGIGCSSKGKIWGRDTGSLSEWIDWCDGVAVDLLDTTLDTRQLLENVLLLEVIKELPNRECWFVEWPERFNSMRERALSFLSDQHDEPFYRWEISIKEYSHEENSYKIEVTHVDGQIPTSTYIFKLTDGEGSGYNATLDSGPNLRIKGVKGEPLLHEYFNEYPPILSFTDHASLEGANFVDPKSTPPSFPEGQLEVKNWSGVDILKESRWKDGAMRGDSIQAIAMEWCVQEGFDVVVDDDGANEVADIVAVKEEGNGLCLRLLHCKYSAGEDPGARIKDVVEVSSQAVKNVPWMWSLSDLQSRLNKRDQDRMKKGASRFFHGDRPSLKKIARISQIRPKYTKEIIIVQPGISAASLTPEMSSVLGSADSYIRTRLGCCLKVWCSA; encoded by the coding sequence ATGTCTGATAATGCAGAGCAGATGACCCTTGAAATCGAACACCTGAGCCTTCCGGCTTTGGTGTTTGAGAAGGTTGTGCTCGGCTTGGGCAGGATTCTGCATCAGTTGCATGCACCTCAGCAAATTCAGTGTTCACCGGGGGTGAAGCTAAAGGGACGACGTAAAAACGAAGCGTGGGAGTATCGCTGCACGGATGGCGCTAGATACCTCGTCACCTCAACCACCTCAGACAAGAAACGCGAGGGATATACCGGAATTCTCCTCCGTGATGAACGTAGGCTAACATGGCTCAAACACTCCACACTTGAAAACGGTAAACTCGACTTTGACGAAGGTACCCGGAATCAGATAAGTCTTTCGTGGGCGAACCGATTTACTTATCGGAAAGAATCCAAGGAGCCCGAGCAAAAGGGCCTTCGACCTCCTCAAATTGGTGCCCTTCATGCCATCGCGGCCCATTGGTCCCTCTCTAACGAAGCTGCGACCATCGTGATGCCAACGGGAACCGGCAAGACCGAGACCGTGCTATCTGTGCTAATCACGGCTCAGCCCAAGTGTATGCTGGTGGTTGTGCCCAGTAAGGCGCTCAAGGATCAAACAGTTAGGAAGTTCCAAACCCTCGGAATTCTTCCCGATCTGGGTGCGGTGCCTCATGAAATTGTTCGACCAGTAGTTGGCGTCTTGGATCATCAGTTGAAGACAGATGAGCACCTTGAAATATTTGAACAGTGCAATGTGGTTGTCGCTGTCGTCAATTCGCTCACCAGCGGCAGCTCCGTTTCGTATATTCAGGAAATTGCAAAACGGTGCAGCCACCTTGTCCTGGATGAGGCACACCACGTCGCAGCACGTTCATGGAGTCGCCTTAAGGATGCCTTCGCCAAAGAAGAAAAACCAATTCTTCAGTTCACTGCGACTCCATTTCGAGAGGACCGCTCTCCACTGGGAGGCAAGGTCCTCTACAACTATCCGCTCAGCCGAGCACAAAGCGAGGGCTACTTCCTCCCAATTAACTTTGAGGGCGTATTTGAAGTTGAACAAAGGACAGCTGATCAAAAGATCGCGGAGAAGGCGGTGGAACGTCTTCGAGCCGATATCGAAGAAGGATTCGACCATCGCTTGTTGGCACGCTGTCAGAAGATTAACCGAGCAAAGGAAGTATTGCAGATCTACGAAGCGATCGCCCCGGACCTCAATCCTGTGCTGGTGCATAGCCAACTTGGCAATGTCGATAAGCAGATCGAGGCGCTGATTAGTGGAGAGAGCAAGATTGTCGTCACCGTTAATATGCTCTCGGAAGGTTTTGACCTCCCCAGTCTCAAAGTGGCGGCTATACATGATACTTTTAAAAGTTTGGCAGTCACATTGCAGTTCGCTGGTCGGTTTCCGCGAGTCGGTTCAGGTAACTATGGTAAGCCAACGATCATTGCTAATACTGGATCGGAGGATGTTTCCCGAGCACTTCAAGGATTATACGATGAAGATGCAAATTGGGACAATCTACTGAACGAGCTTCAATTTGAAAAAGTAGCCGAACGATTGAGGTTCGAGGAATTTAACCGGCAATGTCAGGATCTGGGTGATGGGGAAATTTCAGAAGAATCGATCGCGGCTAACTTGAACGCCAAAAATCTGAATTTCCGTTTTAATACGGTAGTCTATCGAAATGCCCGAGACTTTAACCAGTTTGGTATCCGTCATGGCATCGAGCAAAATCATCACCTGGTTAGATCATGGGAGGTTCAAGATCAGAAAGTCGTCTTCTTCGTTACTCGACTTGTCGAGAAACCTCGATTTACCGATAACCGGTTGGTTGAAGATTCGACCTTCAACCTATACGTCGTCTATCACGATGAAGACAATCATCTGCTTCACATTGGTTCGTCGACAACCAGTATGAACTGCCACGAGAAACTGGCAAAAGCCGTTTCGGGTGACAGTGTGGAACGGATTCAGGGCGAAGGGCCATACCGGGTGTTCTGCAAGATTGAGTCATTGATGCTCCAACAGGTTGGGTTGTTCAGTGGAGGTGGTGCTCGGAACCACCGCTATTCCATGTTTGCTGGCGCAGACGTCACAGAGGCGATTGACCGTATTACGAACGACAATGCCATGAAATCGAACTTTTTTGGCAACGGTTTCAAAGAAGGAGGACCAATCGGTATCGGTTGCTCATCTAAAGGAAAGATATGGGGACGTGACACCGGTTCCTTAAGTGAATGGATCGACTGGTGTGACGGTGTCGCTGTTGATCTGCTGGATACCACTCTGGACACGAGGCAGCTACTAGAAAACGTTCTGTTGCTAGAAGTCATCAAAGAACTTCCCAATCGGGAGTGTTGGTTTGTTGAATGGCCTGAGCGTTTTAACAGTATGAGAGAGAGGGCTCTCTCCTTCCTTTCAGATCAGCACGACGAACCGTTTTACCGATGGGAAATTTCAATCAAGGAATACAGTCACGAAGAGAATTCCTACAAAATCGAGGTGACTCACGTTGACGGTCAAATCCCTACCTCAACCTATATCTTTAAACTCACTGATGGAGAGGGATCAGGTTACAATGCAACACTTGATAGTGGGCCAAATCTTCGCATCAAGGGCGTCAAAGGGGAACCTCTTCTTCATGAATATTTCAACGAGTATCCTCCAATCTTGAGTTTCACTGACCATGCCTCTTTGGAAGGAGCTAACTTTGTCGACCCAAAGTCAACCCCGCCCTCATTCCCGGAGGGGCAGTTGGAGGTCAAGAACTGGAGTGGCGTAGACATCCTTAAAGAGTCACGCTGGAAGGACGGAGCAATGCGGGGAGATTCAATTCAGGCGATTGCCATGGAATGGTGCGTCCAAGAAGGGTTCGACGTAGTCGTAGATGATGACGGCGCGAATGAGGTTGCTGACATCGTTGCAGTCAAAGAGGAAGGAAATGGTCTGTGCCTTCGACTTCTGCATTGTAAGTATTCGGCTGGAGAAGATCCCGGGGCTAGGATAAAGGATGTTGTAGAAGTCTCTTCTCAAGCGGTTAAAAATGTTCCCTGGATGTGGTCTCTGAGCGACCTCCAGTCTAGACTGAATAAGCGGGATCAAGATCGCATGAAGAAGGGAGCGTCACGCTTCTTTCATGGAGATCGTCCCTCCCTTAAGAAAATTGCACGCATATCACAAATACGTCCTAAATATACCAAAGAGATTATCATTGTTCAGCCAGGGATTTCAGCAGCCAGTTTGACGCCAGAAATGAGCTCAGTCCTTGGTTCTGCGGACTCATATATCAGAACTCGTTTGGGATGTTGTCTCAAGGTCTGGTGCTCTGCATAG
- the csm6 gene encoding CRISPR-associated ring nuclease Csm6 — MTAEQKHVVLLSLVGTAPAVLTETVWALAHDSEPVIPNRIIAMTTATGAARLREKLFDGGHWEQLQADLKADGIEIVGKLRFGPISESIRVFPDASRSRELDDIRSAEDNEAVAEFFMEIIRSFVENDSIRLIVSIAGGRKTTSALLYSVMSLLGRAEDQIQHILVDDQWVLQPDFMYPGCKGQFIDRDSGNSLCSKDVNLQLVDVPFVPLRYLFERDLQHSAGSFVALINQVRNRSINVSEDLAIQLGTLAGRLLISGQEIALSANEFLLYLYFARRVCEGRGPIASYGVITEDELSDLAEEFKVSDNFNHWSHNALSNTFDSNEDPRKWLSSIRGKLRKAGFEGYQVDRLVPRAGHIAIELPQESVSIEA; from the coding sequence ATGACCGCAGAACAGAAGCATGTAGTTCTCCTCAGTCTTGTCGGCACCGCTCCTGCAGTGCTCACCGAGACCGTTTGGGCGCTCGCCCACGACTCCGAGCCAGTCATCCCCAATCGCATTATTGCGATGACGACGGCCACCGGTGCAGCCCGCCTCCGAGAAAAGCTTTTTGATGGAGGGCATTGGGAGCAACTCCAAGCGGATTTGAAAGCAGACGGTATCGAAATTGTGGGAAAGTTACGCTTTGGACCAATATCAGAGTCGATTCGGGTTTTCCCGGACGCAAGCCGATCCAGGGAGTTGGATGACATTCGTTCTGCCGAGGACAATGAAGCGGTCGCCGAGTTTTTCATGGAGATTATCCGCTCGTTCGTCGAAAACGACTCGATTAGGTTGATCGTCTCGATTGCCGGGGGTCGTAAAACGACCAGCGCTTTACTTTATTCGGTGATGAGCCTCTTGGGCCGAGCAGAAGATCAGATTCAGCACATCCTGGTTGATGACCAGTGGGTATTGCAGCCCGATTTCATGTATCCTGGTTGCAAGGGGCAGTTTATTGACCGTGACAGCGGGAATTCTCTCTGCAGTAAGGATGTGAACCTGCAACTGGTCGATGTGCCGTTTGTGCCTTTACGTTACCTCTTTGAACGTGATCTGCAGCATTCTGCAGGGAGTTTTGTCGCCCTGATCAATCAGGTTCGGAACCGTTCCATCAATGTGTCCGAGGATCTGGCCATCCAGTTGGGCACCCTGGCCGGACGTTTGCTCATCTCAGGGCAAGAGATCGCATTATCCGCAAATGAGTTTCTACTCTATCTCTACTTTGCACGTCGGGTATGTGAAGGGCGTGGTCCCATCGCCAGCTACGGGGTCATCACCGAGGACGAACTCTCGGATCTGGCCGAAGAATTCAAGGTATCCGACAACTTCAACCACTGGAGCCACAATGCCCTGAGTAATACTTTTGATTCCAATGAGGACCCCCGCAAGTGGCTTTCCAGCATCCGGGGCAAGCTACGGAAGGCAGGCTTTGAAGGGTATCAAGTTGACCGGCTCGTTCCCCGCGCCGGGCACATCGCTATCGAATTACCCCAAGAGAGCGTTAGCATCGAGGCGTGA
- a CDS encoding AAA family ATPase, whose translation MTPTAYTIGNFKAISEPQTLPIRPITLIFGQNSAGKSSIIQSLLLCQHALNRGSFDFSSIKRWGQRIDLGGFRQYIHKHEVDRKLQLGFSFRRDTADKQNTPQDALFERTSMGKLRWSFSFLNQIDLLEVRFEVGRTQKNTRSKENYRVISAELHADGEKLLSFIDDNKDGLELASLNESNPAVYLGLAYLLHSYLQHEGEKNDDTPGELLEGLALDGSEAFDSDLRSISEQLERLRETIEDKLFNEPSANDPHHHDSEDSIALNKVIKLFEDSDLFARCAKPLLEALQDELKQPVRKLRIAGQGLQLVNDPKKRGPSTRYDPLVSIVGGEIEDTGTSMRGTQETEAIADPVHFFLTMPDAEGQSPVEALAKAMRFDLELVIDACLNGMAHWLGRTEYIGPYRSIPERFFQISKDSESDEVDQGYQTLRRIASDPALVREITNVFQDILNSPYRLEARLIAPSLDIRQLEEELQRSNERERSQGNQNFIRETLTRMSEGRTKAGVYLVDTRNGAEVDFCDVGFGISQVLPLIAELMKVQDGVICIEQPEVHLHPKMQSDLADVIIESLFGKSYYKKLIGTEDYKSLIMETHSEHIILRLMRRIRESNWPNRQEQKKLTPEDISVVWVQGGSKGSKFTTLEIDKRGRFVDDWPNGFFEERLEELF comes from the coding sequence ATGACACCTACGGCCTACACGATTGGGAACTTCAAGGCGATTAGTGAACCGCAGACATTACCGATTCGTCCGATCACCTTGATCTTTGGCCAGAACAGTGCCGGCAAATCCAGCATAATACAATCATTGTTGCTCTGCCAGCATGCTCTGAATCGTGGAAGCTTTGACTTTTCATCGATCAAACGCTGGGGGCAGCGAATTGATCTTGGCGGCTTTCGACAGTATATCCACAAGCATGAGGTGGATAGGAAGCTCCAGCTTGGTTTCAGCTTTCGCCGGGATACTGCAGACAAACAAAACACCCCTCAGGATGCCCTGTTTGAAAGGACAAGTATGGGCAAGTTGCGCTGGAGTTTCTCCTTCCTTAATCAGATTGACCTGTTGGAGGTTCGGTTTGAAGTCGGGCGCACCCAAAAGAATACCCGCTCCAAGGAAAATTACCGGGTGATCAGCGCTGAACTACATGCCGATGGAGAAAAGCTACTTTCCTTTATTGACGACAACAAGGACGGCCTCGAGCTTGCCTCTCTCAATGAATCTAACCCCGCTGTTTACTTAGGCCTGGCATATCTATTGCATAGCTACCTTCAACATGAGGGCGAAAAAAATGACGATACTCCTGGGGAGCTTCTTGAAGGCTTGGCATTGGATGGGAGCGAAGCCTTCGACAGCGACCTTCGATCCATCAGCGAGCAGCTAGAGCGTCTGCGTGAAACAATCGAGGACAAGTTGTTTAACGAACCAAGTGCTAATGATCCTCATCACCATGACTCAGAGGATTCAATTGCGTTGAACAAAGTCATCAAGTTATTTGAGGACTCGGACCTCTTCGCACGATGCGCAAAGCCATTACTAGAAGCCCTACAAGACGAACTTAAGCAACCGGTTCGCAAGCTTCGGATTGCTGGACAGGGTTTACAGCTAGTAAATGATCCCAAGAAACGCGGCCCTTCAACCCGGTATGATCCACTGGTTTCAATTGTAGGCGGTGAAATAGAAGACACGGGCACCTCAATGCGTGGAACTCAAGAAACCGAAGCCATCGCCGACCCCGTGCATTTCTTCCTGACCATGCCAGATGCTGAAGGACAGAGTCCCGTTGAAGCCTTGGCCAAGGCAATGCGATTCGATTTAGAGTTGGTTATAGATGCCTGTTTGAACGGGATGGCTCATTGGCTCGGTAGGACAGAATATATCGGCCCCTATCGTTCGATCCCGGAACGATTCTTTCAAATCTCTAAAGATTCAGAATCAGACGAAGTTGACCAAGGTTACCAAACCTTAAGGCGGATAGCATCCGACCCAGCCCTTGTCCGGGAAATCACCAATGTCTTCCAGGATATCCTGAACAGTCCTTACCGCCTGGAGGCACGACTGATTGCACCCTCGCTAGACATTCGGCAACTGGAGGAGGAACTTCAACGTTCCAACGAACGCGAGAGATCGCAAGGGAACCAGAATTTCATACGGGAAACGCTTACCCGAATGTCTGAAGGTAGGACCAAAGCCGGGGTATATCTCGTCGATACTCGAAATGGGGCAGAAGTGGACTTTTGCGACGTGGGCTTCGGCATTAGTCAGGTATTACCGCTGATCGCAGAACTCATGAAAGTTCAAGATGGTGTGATATGCATCGAACAGCCGGAAGTGCATTTGCATCCGAAGATGCAGAGTGATCTAGCCGATGTCATTATTGAATCCTTGTTTGGTAAATCTTATTACAAGAAGCTTATTGGAACAGAGGACTACAAATCCCTCATCATGGAAACGCACAGTGAACATATCATCCTGCGGCTGATGAGACGTATTAGGGAATCGAACTGGCCAAATCGCCAAGAGCAAAAGAAGCTGACGCCTGAAGATATTTCAGTCGTCTGGGTGCAAGGTGGATCCAAAGGCTCCAAATTTACCACTCTGGAAATCGACAAACGAGGACGCTTCGTCGATGACTGGCCCAACGGATTCTTTGAAGAACGCCTAGAAGAACTCTTTTAA
- a CDS encoding restriction endonuclease subunit S: MKSKSIKLVALKEHAKFLRGLTFKPTDKVDFLSPDSVACMRTKNVQAELDESDIIAIPKRLVKNSEKLLCEGDILVSSANSWNLVGKCCWVPKLSYESTAGGFISVLRPKDEKLNKRYLYQWFSSEVIQHQVRSFGNQTTNISNLDHKRTLNLEIPLPPLEEQKRIAKILDAADGLRQQRREALTELDTFLQSTFLDLFGDPVTNPKGWDVISFDKIGKFISGATPSKQRADFWDGEFPWVSPKDMKVNRIVDSIDHISDSAFKETNLKRISPSHVLIVVRGMILAHSFPVAVNEVEIAINQDMKAISPDESFDTIFLSECIRGLKTKILSEVSTAGHGTKRFDAIAMAKINVPVPPLDLQQHFAKIVTKVEEQKTRMREQLTELDDLFAALQQRAFNGEL, from the coding sequence ATGAAAAGCAAATCTATCAAACTGGTAGCCTTGAAAGAACATGCTAAATTTCTTCGTGGTTTAACTTTCAAACCGACGGATAAAGTTGATTTTCTTTCGCCCGATTCTGTTGCGTGCATGCGAACCAAAAATGTGCAAGCTGAGCTAGACGAAAGCGATATCATTGCGATACCAAAAAGATTAGTTAAAAATTCCGAAAAGTTGCTCTGCGAAGGGGATATTTTAGTCTCCAGTGCCAACAGCTGGAATTTAGTAGGTAAATGTTGTTGGGTTCCGAAGTTGTCATATGAAAGCACTGCTGGCGGATTTATTTCAGTGCTGAGACCCAAAGACGAAAAGCTTAATAAGCGGTATCTCTATCAATGGTTCTCATCTGAAGTTATACAGCATCAAGTTAGGTCATTTGGGAACCAAACAACAAATATCTCTAACTTAGATCATAAAAGAACTCTTAATCTGGAAATCCCGCTTCCACCGCTGGAAGAGCAAAAGCGCATCGCAAAGATTTTGGATGCGGCAGACGGCCTCCGGCAGCAGCGCCGCGAAGCCCTCACCGAACTCGACACCTTCCTCCAGTCCACCTTCCTCGACCTCTTCGGCGACCCGGTTACCAACCCGAAGGGATGGGATGTTATCTCGTTTGATAAAATTGGAAAATTTATCAGTGGTGCAACTCCAAGCAAACAAAGGGCCGACTTTTGGGATGGCGAATTTCCTTGGGTAAGCCCCAAGGATATGAAAGTGAACCGAATCGTCGACTCCATCGACCATATAAGTGATTCGGCATTTAAAGAAACGAACCTTAAACGTATCTCACCAAGTCATGTGCTTATTGTTGTGCGAGGGATGATTTTGGCGCACTCGTTTCCAGTAGCAGTTAACGAAGTTGAAATCGCCATAAACCAAGACATGAAGGCGATTTCCCCCGATGAGTCGTTTGATACAATTTTTCTATCGGAGTGTATACGAGGCCTGAAAACAAAAATACTTTCCGAGGTGTCAACTGCTGGTCACGGAACAAAACGTTTCGATGCCATTGCTATGGCAAAGATTAATGTTCCTGTCCCCCCCCTCGACCTCCAGCAGCATTTCGCAAAGATTGTCACCAAGGTCGAAGAACAAAAGACCCGGATGCGCGAACAACTGACCGAACTCGACGACCTCTTCGCCGCCCTCCAACAACGCGCCTTCAACGGAGAACTGTAG
- a CDS encoding DUF2130 domain-containing protein yields MKNLTNPNPFATSESIRVKCPNCGHEFPLSEGVLSGLRDTLSRELQGDISAREQQLTASKKALAAEQAKMKQQQEELNDKVQALVDQQLSKREAEIRAKAEERAAKKATEASETRLKELSEDLESKSAALKKAQDAELELQREKRKLAEEKEAMALEVERKLNAEREQIRDAVQKQADESNRLKFAEKEKLVEDLKKQLQEAQRKAEQGSMQAQGDVLEVDFEQQLKQTFPLDKVEPVSTGVRGADVTQEVISNTGRSCGKIIFETKRTKNWSNDWPAKLKGDMRDARADIAMIVTQALPADIEHFGQKDGVWVADYASAIPLVHALRSTLHEVMIVKGHQQGAKEKQELLYDYLTGNDFRQRVQAVIEAFSSMREDLDKEKRALTKYWGKREKQLGLVLDNMAGMFGDVQALSGGAIKSIDSLELDGDIE; encoded by the coding sequence ATGAAAAATTTAACTAATCCAAATCCGTTCGCCACGAGTGAGTCCATCCGCGTCAAATGTCCCAATTGCGGGCACGAATTCCCCCTGAGCGAAGGTGTTTTGAGTGGACTCCGCGATACCCTGAGCCGCGAACTTCAAGGCGACATCAGTGCCCGTGAGCAGCAACTGACAGCCAGTAAGAAGGCGCTTGCAGCAGAACAGGCGAAAATGAAGCAGCAGCAAGAAGAGCTGAACGATAAGGTTCAGGCTCTTGTTGATCAGCAACTATCGAAAAGGGAGGCAGAAATCCGCGCCAAAGCTGAAGAGCGTGCTGCGAAGAAGGCAACTGAAGCATCGGAGACGCGATTGAAGGAACTTTCGGAAGATTTGGAATCCAAATCAGCTGCCCTCAAGAAGGCCCAGGATGCCGAACTCGAACTGCAACGCGAGAAACGCAAGCTGGCCGAGGAGAAGGAAGCCATGGCTCTAGAGGTCGAGCGCAAGCTCAATGCCGAGCGCGAGCAGATTCGTGACGCAGTTCAGAAACAGGCCGATGAAAGCAACCGCCTGAAATTCGCGGAGAAGGAAAAGCTGGTTGAGGATCTGAAGAAGCAGCTTCAGGAAGCTCAGCGTAAGGCCGAGCAAGGCTCCATGCAGGCGCAGGGCGATGTGCTTGAGGTCGATTTCGAGCAACAGCTCAAGCAGACCTTCCCTCTCGACAAGGTCGAACCAGTCTCCACCGGTGTTCGTGGTGCGGATGTTACCCAGGAGGTCATCAGCAATACAGGCCGCTCCTGCGGTAAAATCATCTTCGAGACGAAGCGCACCAAGAACTGGAGCAATGACTGGCCTGCCAAGCTTAAGGGTGACATGCGTGATGCCCGGGCAGATATTGCCATGATTGTTACCCAGGCACTCCCGGCGGACATTGAGCACTTTGGCCAGAAAGATGGTGTTTGGGTTGCCGATTACGCCTCAGCCATTCCGCTGGTTCACGCCCTCCGTTCGACCCTCCATGAAGTGATGATCGTCAAAGGCCACCAACAGGGCGCCAAGGAAAAGCAGGAACTGCTCTATGACTACTTGACAGGCAATGACTTCCGCCAGCGCGTGCAGGCGGTAATTGAAGCCTTTAGCTCGATGCGCGAGGATTTGGATAAGGAAAAACGCGCCCTCACCAAATACTGGGGCAAGCGCGAGAAGCAACTGGGCTTGGTGCTCGATAACATGGCGGGCATGTTCGGTGACGTTCAGGCACTGTCCGGAGGGGCAATAAAAAGCATCGACTCACTAGAGCTGGATGGTGATATCGAATAA